A segment of the Butyrivibrio fibrisolvens genome:
ATATTTTTCTCTCATCTTGAACGCCTTTCGTCAGATAAATTATATAATTTATCTGACGCAATTGCAAGGAGGCTCACTTTTCAAATTACCTCCAGCCAAGTGTTCTCGCCAATTATATCTTATCGTCCTCATCCTTTTTAAACATCTTTTCCATTCTTATGTAGTACTCCAAAAGCCTTACTACATAGTCCGGAGCATGGCGCATATCACGTTCCCATTCCGTGACAGTTCTATAAGGGATATCAAAGTACTCACAAAACTCCCTGCGATTCATGCCAGTGCTTTCACGCAGTTCCTTTATCTTTTTAGCCTTATCGTCCATAAAATCTCCCTAAAATTGAAATACACGTTGTGTACAAGAATAACATATCTTTTCTCTTTACACAACGTGTATAAATCTATAACCATTTCCAGTTTATTCAACGCTTCTGAACCAACCATGTTAACACAACACGACACTTTAGTTCCTAAACTTTATACAATGAGTCAGATACCTGATCAGGCTGCTGCCCATCGTGAGCTTTCCACGCACATTCTGTCAGCTCCATATTAGTAAACACTGCCTTAAAGCTTGAGTCTTCCGGACTACAAGCATATATACCAAAAGAAATCTTCCCCGCACCTTCCCACATATGGCATACTCTCATCTGAGAAAATTCTAATCCATCATAAGAGCATTCAATGCAGTAATCATCCTCTCTTCTACTGAATCTGTACCACATCTCTCTGACATCTGCAGGAATTGCAGTAGTAGCCCAATCAGAATATCCATGATTAGTGACAACGGATCCAAGATGCTGGAACTTATCATTTTCATACTCAACGGAAGCCTTAAGCCAATTCTCTGAATCAAGATACATGACTATACCGCACTGATCAAAGCGATGATGGCTGGCAGTAAAATCAGTCCTAACTATAAATGAAAAGAACTTTTCTTCTGTATCCATCTGAAATACAGGCGCATTGTCATTCCTAAAATGGTAATAAGTCCGCTGCCAGAGATCTGTATGCGGCATTGTTGTTACTTCTATACTATTTTCATTAATCTGAAAATCTTTTGGCTGTCTGAGCCATTTCATTTTATCAATCATAGTACAATCCTCTTTTAATCAGCGAACCCTCGCTCTACAATGTCATTCCAAGCTTCCTCATCTATTAGTTCATCCTTGAAAAGTTTTTCCTGTCATCCTCTGTAATAGTGCGAATAACCCTGCATGGATTATCTGCAGCGATACTCCAGTCTGGAATATCTTTGGTAACAACGCTGCCTGCGCCTACAACAACATTATCTCCAATAGTAACTCCGGGACAAATCACTGTATTGCCGCCAAGCCAGACATTATCGCCTATAGTAATTGCTTTTCCATACTCATATGCTGAATTGCGAGTGGTTGGATATACCGGATGCCCTGCTGTATATATAGCAACATTAGGCGCCATCTGACAGTTATCACCTATACTGACTGTTGCCACATCGATGATAGTGCAGTTGTAATTGGCAAAAAAATTTTTGCCCACTTTAATATGGGTTCCATAGTCGCAGTAGAATGGTGGATTGATAAAAGCACCTTCTGATCCCGGAAGAAGCTCTGCAACAACTTCCAGGATCCCATCAAAATCGCTCCTATCCATAAAATTCAGTTTCTGCAATATCTTTCTGCACTTCTTCTGTTCATCCATTACAGAATCATCAGAAATATAAGCTATCTCTTTATCACGACGTTCTATATTATTCAATGTTACCCCTCCAACAATTATCAATGCTTGATCAGATCTTCCTGTAATTATCATATCTATCATTTTGGAAAAAAACAATAAGTCTACCACTACGCAAACGCCACCTTTACACTTCTAAAAATAAGTTGCAACAATAAATCCTTTTTGCTATATTATTATCTGCAGTTTCAATACTGCGATCTATCATATCTATTATTCTAGGATTTATTCCAATTGGCACTCTCGCCAGGAATTCCAAGTATGACAGAAACTAAATTACACAAAAGGAGAAAAATGTTATTGAAAAAGAAACAGAAAACCGTTTTGGAGAACAAGGCCCACAAGGACACTGTCTTTCGTATGCTCTACAGAGAAAAGACACAGCTATTAGAGCTATACAATGCCCTTAATGGTACAAACTACACTAACGAGGATGAGCTGTTCGTCACAACCTTGGAAGGCGAGACCCTTCTAAACATGAAGAATGATGTATCATACATCTTCAACGATGAGCTAAATCTCTACGAACACCAATCAACACCGTGCCCCAACATTCCTCTACGGGATTTATCTTACGTCGCCAGCATATACAGGGAGCAGATTGATATTAGTAAAACATATAAATCCATCCCCATTACCATCCCCACACCAAGGTTCATTGTATTCTACAATGGAACAATCCCTATGGAAGACGAAAAAGTTTATAAACTTTCCGATATGTTCGAAAAGAAGACAGATCATCCGGAGCTTGAGCTTATCGTACGAGTTCTAAATATCAACGAAGGCCATAATGAAGAGCTCCTAAAAACCTGCAAAACCTTAAGGGGGTATTCCATTTTTGTCTCCAAAGTGCGAAAATACATAGTAGAAACAAGAATGAAACATGGCAAAGATGATGAAGAATTCTTCTGTCTTCCCGATGCCAGTCGTAAGACAATAATCGCAGAAGCTGTTAACAAAGCAATCGACTGGTGCATAGATAACGATGTTCTGAAAGAATTCTTCCAAGAATACAGAGAGGAGGCTTCCAGAGTGAGCATATTAGAATATAGTGCCGAAAGGCATCTGCAAGCAATCAAAGATGAAGGCTATGATATCGGGCACGAAGATGGCCTCCAGCAAGGCCTTGAACAAGGTATCCAGCAGGGCCTTGAACAAGGTATCCGGCAGGGCCTTGAACAGGGTATTAAGCAGGGCATTACTGCTTCCGTAGAACTTCTCAAGGATATGGAATTAGATGATGCAACAATCATACAGAAAATATGTGAGAAATATAAGCTGACACCCGAGCAAGCAAATAAATACCTATAACCCAAAAGCCTACAGACAGTGTTGCAACTGCAACATTGTTACTGTAGGCTTTTTTCTAAAAGGAGTCAGGTTCCTGATCTAGATCTAAAATAAAAAAACAGATAAAGAATATTGAAATCAATGCAATATTCCTCATCTGCTCATATCGATGCTCAAAAATCATATTGCATTTTGGGCAACTAATTGTTATCTAAGGTATTATATATTTGTAATTTATCAAGCTTTTTAATTAAAAGCAACCATCATAACCGCTTTCCTTTTCACAGAATTCCGGTTCTTCCAGTATTCAATACTCCAAAGATTGTGGTGACAGTGACCCCACAATCTCTGGATGCATTTGATAAAATAAACATACCTATACAGCATTCTCTTATCTATAAGTTGGCAGGTACCTGATCCTTATCAAGTAAGCTCCGTATACTTCTTACTACTCCCATAGCTCTTCTCTACAGGATACTTAGCCGCATTCTTCTGAATCTTATCCATGATAGCATCTTCGATATTAATACCCATCTTATCCGCCATAAGAATGCAGTAATTCATGATATCTGCCAGCTCCTCAGTCGCAGCCTTCTTATCATATTCCGGGCTCCACTGGAAACACTCCAGAAGCTCTGCAGCCTCTATTGAAATACTCTTAGCAAGATTCTCAGGAGTATGGAACTGATCCCAGTCTCTGTCCTTAGTGAATTTCAGTACCTCTTTCTTAACCTCTTCAAAATCCATAGCCGTCAAAACTCCTCCACGTATTTCATAAAATAGTTTCTAAGCTTCTCATCGCATACATACAGATAAGTTCCCCTGATTCCCCTTGTCATCAAAACATAGTATATATTTTTGATATACAGATCCAGTTCCTCATCCGAAGCTGACTGCTTACCACGCTTGTCAAAATAATTGGACCTGTCTACATAGATCCTACCCTTTTCATCATCGTATTTAATATCATTCCCGAGAATGACAAAGGCGTAATTGAGGTCATATCCTGCACTTGTATGAATACATCCAACCTCATCAAGCGCTCCATCGCTATTGATCCAGTTATTAAGGCAATGATTCCATCTCTTTTTGACGCCTTCGATTTCTATGTCATATGCAGTCTTGTCATTCTTGGTCTTCCACTCCCACGCATAGCCTGCAAGCATCCTGCAAAGTTCCATGTCCTTTTCTTTGACATAGAGCTCTTTATTAAAATCAGCAAAGTGGGTGAAAATCTTAAAATCGTAAT
Coding sequences within it:
- a CDS encoding sugar O-acetyltransferase, which codes for MNNIERRDKEIAYISDDSVMDEQKKCRKILQKLNFMDRSDFDGILEVVAELLPGSEGAFINPPFYCDYGTHIKVGKNFFANYNCTIIDVATVSIGDNCQMAPNVAIYTAGHPVYPTTRNSAYEYGKAITIGDNVWLGGNTVICPGVTIGDNVVVGAGSVVTKDIPDWSIAADNPCRVIRTITEDDRKNFSRMN
- a CDS encoding DUF1349 domain-containing protein, encoding MIDKMKWLRQPKDFQINENSIEVTTMPHTDLWQRTYYHFRNDNAPVFQMDTEEKFFSFIVRTDFTASHHRFDQCGIVMYLDSENWLKASVEYENDKFQHLGSVVTNHGYSDWATTAIPADVREMWYRFSRREDDYCIECSYDGLEFSQMRVCHMWEGAGKISFGIYACSPEDSSFKAVFTNMELTECAWKAHDGQQPDQVSDSLYKV
- a CDS encoding helix-turn-helix domain-containing protein, which translates into the protein MDDKAKKIKELRESTGMNRREFCEYFDIPYRTVTEWERDMRHAPDYVVRLLEYYIRMEKMFKKDEDDKI
- a CDS encoding nucleotide pyrophosphohydrolase yields the protein MDFEEVKKEVLKFTKDRDWDQFHTPENLAKSISIEAAELLECFQWSPEYDKKAATEELADIMNYCILMADKMGINIEDAIMDKIQKNAAKYPVEKSYGSSKKYTELT